In Streptomyces sp. NBC_01231, the sequence ACCACCGCCGCCGTAGCCGCCTCCGTATCCGCCGCCCCCGTACCCGCCTCCGTACCCACCGCTCCCCGAGCAGTGGTACGGGTTGTAGGCGCAGGACCCGCCCGTCGGATACGAGGGGGACGGCGCCGGTGTCGGCGTGGTCCGCGGGGTCGACGGGGTCGTGGACGGCGTCGCCTCGGGGGTGGACGTGGGGGCCGGGCTCTTCGACGCCTTCGGGGCGGGCGGGGACTCGGGGGTCCGCGCGGGGACGCTGTCGGCGTCCCAGTTGACGACCTCCATCTGAAGGTCGGTCTTCGAGGTGTCGATGACCCAGCGCTGGGCCGAGCCGTCGTCGCGGGCCTTCACGACCAGCGCACCCGACGCGTCGGTGGCCGCGGGAGTGAGTGCCAGGTCCTGGTCCCAGCGGGGGACGAGGGCGCCCTGGAGGGTGAAGTCGTAGCGGATGTTCTTGTCGGCGGACTTGGCGGCGGCCTTGCAGGGGGCCAGCACCACCGAGTAGCCGAGGTGGGAGTCCATGCAGAGGTCGGGGGCGTCCGCGCTGCGCAGCAGGCCCTCGGGTTCGTACGACCACTGCTGGTCCTGGTCCGAGGAGCAGGTGGTGAGGGCGGTCTCCGCACCCTCGACGGCCTTCTTGCCGACGATGCCGACGCAGAGGCCGGAGTTGACGTTGTGCAGCCGTCCGCGCACGGCGCCCTGCTCGGCGTCGCCGGCTTCGACCCAGGACGGGTCGGACGTCGACTTGCCCGAGCCGGTGCCGGGCTCGGCGGAGCGGCCGTCGTCGGCCTGCGGGGCGCCCTCCGAGGAGCCGAGTGAGGACCACAGGACCAGCGGCAGCACGATCAGCCCGCTGACGGTGAGGACGGCCGCGGTGAGATTGCGGCGGGAGGCACGGCGGGAGGCTCGGCGGGGCGCTTTGTGAGCGGACCTGCGCGAGGCGCTGCGAGGGCCGGTGCGGGTGCCGGTGCCAGTCGCCGGGGTCGCCGGGGTGGAGGACGCGGAAGCGGGCGTGAAGGGCGCGAAGTTCTCGCCCGGGAACGCGGATGCCGGGGTCTGCGGCACCGAGTCGAAGAAATCGCCCGGGACCGGCACGGGCGTCTGTGCCTCGTCCGGGACGGCGTGCACGTGCGCGCGTGCCTCCAGATAGGCGTGGGCGCCCCAGCCGAGCACGGCTTCGGCCAGCGCGGCGCCGAGCCCCTCGTTGAACTGGTGCAGTTGGTCCGCGGTGTGCCGGCAGTGGCGGCACCGCCCCAGATGCTCACGCAGGTCGGCGTCGACGTCGACGCCGCGGCGCCGGTAGGTCACGTCCAGCAGCCGCAGATAGTGCCGGCACTCCTGCTCGGGGGAGAGTTCACGGTGGACCTGGAGGCACTCCTCGCGCAACCGCTCCCGGGCCCGCCCCAGTTCGACGCCGGCGTCCTCCTCGTCCAGGCCCAGCAGCGCGGCGGGTATGGCGAGGGGTTCGGCCTCCACCTCGGTGTGCCAGAGCAGGCAGCGGGCCGACTGAGGCAGCCTCTGGAACGCCCCGGACAGCATCCGGCGGTTCGCGGAGGGCAGCAGGCGGGCGGCGACCCGGTCCCCACCATCCTCGGTTCTCAGTTCCGGGTGCAGCTGTTCGCGTCTGTGGTCGTTGTCCCACTCCGCCGCGATCCGGCGCACGGTGACCAGAAGGTGGGGGCGCCAGGCGGAGCTCGGCCCGGTCTGGCGCAGGGACTCCCCGAAGAGCCGGGTGAACGCGGCGGTGGTGAGCATTCCCGCGGGACGCGGACCGTCGGTGCACAGCCTGGCGTAGGCGAAGGCCGCTTCCCAGTGCCGGTCGAGGAGTTCTCCGACGGGTTGCAGCGCGGGTGTCGCCCCACTCCACTTCTTGAGCTCGGCGCTCAGTTGCTCGTCCGTGGCATCGCTGGGGCGAGCGGGAGTCGGGGAATTCGACAGCCCTGCTTCTTTCACTGCGGCATTCCTCCGAGGACAAACTGCACAAATTCCATACCAACGGGTATGCGGTGCCGCCGACTGGGCGACGGAATCAATCCGCACAGGGTTCGGCATCTCCTACGCCCGCCCGGGACGGCTCTTTTGAAGCGTGGGGAGCGAACGGGAGCAGCCTCGTACGCACGGAGGAGACATTATTGTCCGCGCGTCGACCACGCACACCTTTGCACAGGCCACTGAGTTGTAACAAGAGATCACGCGGTTTTGTGCATTGCGTGCGCGACGAGGCGATTTGACGAAGCGTCAACCCCGGGCCTCCAGAGTTTACCGCGACATCAGTGGGCCGTATTCGGACATGGTATTCAGTTGAATGTGGGCCGCTCAAACCATTGAACGACCACTACAGCGTGCGTCCCGGCAGTCTACGCGGGTCACGTCCCAACCATTGGGCCGCTCGCCCGGTAGCCGCCGGGCGGCAGACCGTAGCGCTCGCGGAAGACCCGGTTGAAGTGGCAGGGGCTCGCGAAGCCGCAGGCGGCTGCCACGCGTTCCACGGACAGGTCGGTGCCCTCCAGCAGTCGGGCGGCGTGCCGCAGACGTGCCTCGCGCAGCTCCCGCATCGGCGAGCGGCCGAGCTGTTGGGAGAACAGGTGCGCGAATCGGGAGGGGGACAGCGCGACGTCGGCGGCGAGCGAGCGGACGGTGTGCGGGGCCGCCGGGTCGGCCGCGATCAGCTCCTGGGCACGGCGCACCCGGGGGTCGACGCCGGACCGGGCTGAGGGTGCGCGGGCGGCTCCGGCGGTGAGCAGGACGACCTCCTCCAGCGCGCAGAGGGCGAGTTCGCGGGCCGCGGTGCCGTGCGCCACCGCGACCTGTTCCCGGTCGTCCCCGGTGGCGGGCGGCGCACCGGTGCCCGTCCAGCGGGCGTCGGAGAGCATCCGGCGGAAGGCCGCCTCGATCCGGTCGTGCGCGTCGGCCGGGGTGGGGGTGACCACGTGCACGCCGTCGCCGGTGGCGTACGGACGCAGCCAGGCCGGCCAGGACGGTCTGGCCCGGCAGTGCGCCCACCAGAACCGCCAGTGCCGGGCACCCGGCGCCACGCCGTAGTCGTGCCGGACGCCCGGGGCGAGCACCACCAGATCCCCGGCACCCGCGCGTGCCCGCGTCGCTCCCTGGCTCAGCCGCCCCTGTCCGCCGGTCGTCCAGGTGAAGAGCCAACTGTCGGACCCGCGCGGCCGGTTGACGCCGTACCCCGGGGGCCGGTCGTAGCGGCCGACCACCACGAGGCCGGGCGGCGGGGCGAGGTCACCGCGTGCGGCAGCCCTGGGCAATCCGTCAGCGGTCACGAGCATCCCCCTTCGGCGGGCGGCGGCCTAGCGTGTCGTACGGACGACACCCGACCGAGGAGCGGACGTATGACAGTCACGGACAACAGCGCCGCCGACGTGCCCATCCTGCCCGAGGCGGGGCGGCGGGCGTTCGGGGAGGACGGCTTCACCGTCGTGCGGGGGCTGTTCGGGTACGACGAGATCGACCGGTTGTGCGCCGAGTTCGCGGCGCTGCACGCGGCGGGGCCGGTGCCGGGGCACTTCGAGCCCCATGACTCGGCGGATCCGCTGCGCCGGTATCCGAGGGTGATGCAGCCGCACGAGATCAACGGCCTCGCGCGGAGCGTGCTGTTGGATCCGCGGCTGCGCGCCGTGCTGGAGGTGCTGCTCGGCGAGGAGGTGCTGGCCGCGCAGAGCATGTTCTACTTCAAGCCGCCGGGGGCCCGGGGCCAGGCGCTGCACCAGGACAACTTCTATCTGCGGGTCGAGCCGGGCACCTGTGTGGCGGCGTGGGTCGCCTGCGACGAGATCGACCGGGACAACGGCGGTCTGGAGGTCGTGCCCCGCACCCACCGGATGGAGGTGTTCTGCCCCGAGGAGGCGGACGCCGAGCTGTCGTTCGCCCGGGAGTACGTGCCCCCGCCGCCGGGGCTCGCCGCCGTACCGGTCGACATGCGGCCCGGAGACGTGCTGTTCTTCAACGGCAGCCTGGTGCACGGCTCGCAGCCCAACCGGACGTCCGACCGGTTCCGTCGGTCGTTCATCGGCCACTACGTGGGGCGTTCCACCGAGCGCATCGGAGAGTTCTACCGCACGCTGTCGATGAGCGGCGAACGGGTGCCGCTGCCGGAGAGCGAGGGCGCGGGCCCGTGCGGCACGGAGTTCGCACCGCACGGTCCGCATTAGGTCGGCACCAGGTCCGCCGGCCGGGAATCTGTGCGTTCCTGCTGGTCGCCCTTGCCGGGACGGGGCTCAGTGACCGGCGATCGGACGTGCCGTGTACGGCTGTTCCAGCTCCTCGATCTCCTTGTCGCTGAGCTCGAGTTCGACGGCGGCCACGGCGTCCTCGATGTGCCCTGCCTTGGCCGCGCCGACGATCGGGGCGGCCACCGTGTCCCGGTGCAGCAGCCAGGCGAGGGCGACCTGGGCGCGCGGGACACCACGGTCGTTCGCGATTCGGGTGACCGCCTCGACGATGGTGCGGTCACCCTCCTGGTAGAGCCGGCCGCCGAAGTCGTCGTTGGCGCTGCGCTCGGTCACCGTCCCCCAGTCCCGGGTGAGACGCCCACGGGCGAGAGGGCTCCACGGCAGCGCGCCCACGCCCTGGTCCGCGCAGAGGGGCAGCATCTCCCGTTCCTCCTCGCGGTAGAGGAGGTTGTAGTGGTTCTGCATGGACACGAACCGGGTCCAGCCGTGCCGTTCGGCCGTGTACTGCATCTTGGAGAACTGCCAGGCGTACATCGAACTCGCCCCGATGTAGCGGACCTTGCCCGCCTTCACCAGGTCGTGCAGCGCCTCCATGGTCTCCTCGACCGGGGTGTGCGGGTCGTAGCGGTGGATCTGGTAGAGGTCGACGTGGTCGGTGCCGAGGCGGGCGAGGCTGTGGTCGATCTCGGTCATGATCGCCTTGCGGGACAGTCCGGCGCCGTTGGCTCCGGGCCGCATGCGCCCGTTCACCTTGGTGGCGAGCACGATGTCGTCCCGGTGGGCGAAGTCGGCGAGCGCCCTGCCGACGATCTCCTCGCTGGTGCCGTCCGAGTAGACGTTGGCGGTGTCGAAGAAGTTGATCCCGGCCTCCAGTGCCTGTCGGATGAGCGGACGTGACGCCTCCTCGTCGAGGGTCCACTCGTGTGCGCCGCGGTCGGGCACGCCGTAGGTCATGCAGCCCAGACAGATCCGCGACACGTCCAGGCCCGTCGAACCGAGCTTCACGTACTGCATCGTTGCTGCTCCTGCCTTCGGGATGGGTACGAGGCTACGAAGGCGAGCGTACGACCGTCCGACTCACGCCAGCAGGTCCAGCGCCCGTTCCCAACCGAACCCGGGCAGCCCGCCGTCCTCCCCCGCCTCGCCGGAGTACGGCTCGCCGAACCGCACGTCCATCCCCCGCAGCCTCATCAGACTGTCCTGGTAGGCGGGATGGGCGGCCAACGCGTCGGCCACGCACGGGAGTACCGCGACCGGGATGCATAGGCCGGGGGCCTCGCACAGGGTGGCCACGGCGAGGGTGTCGGCGAGTCCGGCCGCCCACTTGTTGATCGTGTTGAAGGTGGCGGGCGCGGCGACCACGGCGTCGGGCGGCGGGAAGGGGCGCGGGTCCCCGGGGGTACGCCAGGCGGAACGGATCACTCGTCCGGTGAGCGCCTCGACGGCGGCGGTGTCGAAGAAGCCGTTCATGGCGACGGGCGTCGCGATGACACCGACCTCCCAGTCCCGCTCCTGGGCGGCGGTGATCAGTGTGCCGACGTCCGCCGCGATCCCGGCGGCGCACACGACGACGTAGAGGAAGGGCCTGTCGGACTGTCCGGTCACCCGCGCACCCTACTCAAGCGGGACGGACAGCCCCCGCTCGGCTTCGGGCCGTGGGCCGAGGATGCGCCGCTGCTCCTCCTGGATGGGCACGTCGTTGATGCTGGCCTCGCGCCGGGTCATCAGTCCGTGCTCGTCGAACTCCCACAGCTCGTTGCCGTACGACCGCCACCAGTTGCCGTCGGAGTCCCGGCACTCGTACTGGAAACGGACCGCGATGCGGTTGCCGTCGAACGCCCACAGGTCCTTGCGCAGCGCGTACTCGTCCTCGCGGGCCCACTTCGCGGTGAGGAACTCGACGATCTCGGCGCGGCCGGTGACGAAGGTGTCGCGGTTGCGCCAGACCGAGTCCTCAGAGTAGGCGAGCGCCACCCGGTGGGGATCGCGGGTGTTCCAGGCGTCCTCGGCTGCCTGCACCTTCTGGGCCGCGCTCTCCCGGGTGAAGGGCGGCAGGGGCGGGCGGTCGGTCATGTTCGTCCTTCGTGGCCGAGGGGGGAGTACGGAGGTTCTTTGAGGAGGGATGGTTCGGCGAGGCGGGCTTCCGAAGGGGCGCGTGGATCAACGCGTACGGCGAACTGGGCGCGAGTTCCGCTCCCGTGGCGGCCCAGGTGCGCGCACAGGCGGGCGTTCGGCGAGTACCCGGCCTCGCTGGTGGCCGACGCGGGGCGGCCGGCCGCGCCGGTCGCCCGGATGTTGCTGAGGCCCCGCTGAGGTCGGGGGCTCAGCCCACCGTCTCGGACACCGTGATCGCGGTGACCGGGCAGGCCCGGGCCGCCTCCCGGACCATCGGGTCGCCCGCGCCGTCCTCCCGGCCGGGCAGCAGGGTGCTGAGGCCGTCGTCGTCCTGGGTGAAGACGCCCGGGGCGGCCAGGGCGCACTGACCCGCGCCGATACAGACGTCCTTGTCGATGTCGATGTCCATGAGCGGAGCCTCTTACCAGGTCACGGGGAGTTCCAGCATCCCCTGGATCGTGTCGCCGGGCTTGAAGGGGATCTCGTCCGCCGGAGCCGCGAGGCGGAGCGTGGGCAGTCGGTCGAAGAGTGTCCTCAGGGCGATCTCCAGTTCGGCCCGGGCCAGGTTCTGGCCGAGGCACTGGTGGATGCCGAAGCCGAAGCCGACGTGGTGACGGGCCGACCGTTGCCAGTCCAGGGTGTCGGGGTCGGCGTAGACGCCCTCGTCGCGGTTGATGACCGAGGTCGCGAAGACCACACCGTCACCGGCACGGATCGTCGTCCCCGCCACCTCGATGTCGTCGGTGGCCAGCCGCAGCAATCCGTCGGCGATCGACAGCATCCGCATGAGCTCCTCGACCGCAGTGGGCAGCAGCGCGGGGGCGGCGCGCAGCTCGGCCAGCCGGTCGGGGTGTTGAAGGAGCGTGTAGGTGCCCAGCGAGATCATGTTGGCGGTGGTCTCGTGGCCCGCGACCAGCAGGATGATCGCCAGGGAGATCACCTCCTGACGGTCGAGTTCGCCGTCGCGCAGCCGCTGGTGGACGAGTTCGTCCAGCACGCCGTCCCCGGGCTCCGCCTCCTTCTGCTTGTGGTCGATCAACTCACCGATGTACGCCTCCAGTCGGTCGCGGGCGTCCGAGGTGTCCTCGGCCGTCGGTCCGCGCAGCAACCGCCTGGACTCGCCCTCGAAGAAGTCGTGGTCGGCGTAGGGGACGCCGAGCAGGGCGCAGATCACCGTCGAGGGCACGGGCAGCGCGAAGGCGCTCACCAGCTCGGCGGGCGGCCCCTGCGCGATCATCGCGTCGAGGCGTTCGTCGACGACCTGCTGGATGCGCGGACGCAGTTCGGTGGCGCGTTTCAGGGTGAAGGCGGGGATCATCATGCGCCGCTGGGTCTGGTGCTCCGAGCCGTCGACGCCCAGCAGTGCGGTCCTCCGGTTCCGGGCCGCGGCGAAGCGGGCCGTCGGCGCGGGGAACTCGGGGCGGGTGCGGTCGGAGGACAGACGCCGGTCGGCCAGCAGGGCGCGAGCGGTGGCGTGCCCGCTGACGAGCCAGGCAGGCCGGCCGTCGAAGAGCGCGATCCGGGTCAGTGGCCGGGTCTCGCGCAGTGCGTCGTAGGCGGTCGGCGGGTGATAGGGGCAGGTGCGGTCCTGCGGGAAGGCGACGGATTCCGTTCCTGGCATGGAGACCTCGCAGACAAGGAGAACGTCGTGCAGATCTTCATTAGATGCTCCAGGCATCTATGAGACGACGACAAGTTCGGCCAGATCAGTGACGCGCGCGATCTGGCCGGGGATGATCGCTTCGCGGGCGCGCATCGGGAGGCTGGTGTTCGCTTTCGGTGCCGAGTCGGCGAGCGCACCTCGGAAAACGGGTTGTCGCCGCGCGGTCCGCACCCGCAGGATCTGGCCATGTCTACGACCGATGCTCTTCTGCCGCCGACCGCCACCGCCATCCGCCCGGTGCGCCTCCAGCAGCAGTCCGGCCGACCGCGGAGTGCGACGCCGCCGCGCTCGTGACCGCCGCACTCGTAGCGGGGCTGCTCGCGGGCTACGGCATCGCCGTGCCCGTCGGCGCGGTCGGCACCTACCTGGTCTCCCTCACCGCTCGTACGTCCCTGCGGACCGGCAGCTGCGCCGCGCTCGGCGTCGCGACCGCCGACGGCCTGTACGCCCTGGTGGCCACGCTCGGCGGCGCCGCCCTCGTCGGCGCCCTGCGGCCGGTGCTCGGACCGCTGCGCTGGGCCTCCGCGCTGGTCCTGATCGCGTTGGCGGTCCGGGGCGCGGTCACGGCCGTGCGCCGGTACCGGGGCCACCGCCTCGCCACCCGTTCCGACCCGCCTCCGCCGGGCCCCGCGCGAGCCTTCGCGGGACTGCTCGCCATCACCCTGCTCAACCCGACCACCGTGATCTACTTCGCCGCGCTGGTGCTGGGCACCCGGGCCGATGAGGCCGTGCGGCCCCTGGAACAAGGGGTGTTCGTACTGGCGGCCTTCGCCGCGTCCGCGAGTTGGCAGGTGCTGCTCGCCGGGGGCGGCGCCTTGCTGGGCCGGGCTCTGACCGGGCACCGGGGACGGCTGGTGACGGCGCTGCTGTCGAGCGCCGTGATGACGGCCCTGGCGACAGGGATGCTCGTGACTCCGGCGTGAGGGGGCCGGCGTGACGAACCGGAAGGTGGTGAGGGGGGCGCCCTTTGGGTTCGTCAGGGAAACACGGTAAGGATGAATCCCGCACGGTTCGATGTTGAACCGTGCGGGAGCAAGCCGTAGTCGATGACGATGGGACGGATGCCATGCCTCTTGAGGGCGAGTACGAACCCAGCCCTGAGCAGTGGGTGCGCGACCAGGTGGAGCTGTACGAGAGCTCCGGCGGCACCAAGGGGACGACGCTGATGGACACCGGGATGCCCGTCATCCTGCTCACGACCCGGGGCGCCAAGAGCGGCAAGCTCCGCAAGACGCCGCTGATGCGCGTCGAGCACGAGGGACGCTACGCCGTCGTCGCCTCCAAGGGCGGGGCGCCCGAGCACCCGGTCTGGTTCTACAACGTCAAGGCCGACTCGCAGGTGGAGCTGCAGGACGGCCCGGCGAAGTGGGACATGACGGCCCGTGAGATCACCGGCGCGGAGAAGGCCGAGTGGTGGGAGCGTGCCGTCGCGGCCTATCCGCCGTACGCCGACTACCAGAAGAAGACAGACCGGGAGATTCCGGTCTTCGTGCTGGAGCCCGTCAAGGGGAGCTGAACCCGCCGGAAAAAATCCCGC encodes:
- a CDS encoding ricin-type beta-trefoil lectin domain protein, with the translated sequence MKEAGLSNSPTPARPSDATDEQLSAELKKWSGATPALQPVGELLDRHWEAAFAYARLCTDGPRPAGMLTTAAFTRLFGESLRQTGPSSAWRPHLLVTVRRIAAEWDNDHRREQLHPELRTEDGGDRVAARLLPSANRRMLSGAFQRLPQSARCLLWHTEVEAEPLAIPAALLGLDEEDAGVELGRARERLREECLQVHRELSPEQECRHYLRLLDVTYRRRGVDVDADLREHLGRCRHCRHTADQLHQFNEGLGAALAEAVLGWGAHAYLEARAHVHAVPDEAQTPVPVPGDFFDSVPQTPASAFPGENFAPFTPASASSTPATPATGTGTRTGPRSASRRSAHKAPRRASRRASRRNLTAAVLTVSGLIVLPLVLWSSLGSSEGAPQADDGRSAEPGTGSGKSTSDPSWVEAGDAEQGAVRGRLHNVNSGLCVGIVGKKAVEGAETALTTCSSDQDQQWSYEPEGLLRSADAPDLCMDSHLGYSVVLAPCKAAAKSADKNIRYDFTLQGALVPRWDQDLALTPAATDASGALVVKARDDGSAQRWVIDTSKTDLQMEVVNWDADSVPARTPESPPAPKASKSPAPTSTPEATPSTTPSTPRTTPTPAPSPSYPTGGSCAYNPYHCSGSGGYGGGYGGGGYGGGYGGGGYGGGYGGYGPYYGTGGR
- a CDS encoding helix-turn-helix domain-containing protein, translated to MLVTADGLPRAAARGDLAPPPGLVVVGRYDRPPGYGVNRPRGSDSWLFTWTTGGQGRLSQGATRARAGAGDLVVLAPGVRHDYGVAPGARHWRFWWAHCRARPSWPAWLRPYATGDGVHVVTPTPADAHDRIEAAFRRMLSDARWTGTGAPPATGDDREQVAVAHGTAARELALCALEEVVLLTAGAARAPSARSGVDPRVRRAQELIAADPAAPHTVRSLAADVALSPSRFAHLFSQQLGRSPMRELREARLRHAARLLEGTDLSVERVAAACGFASPCHFNRVFRERYGLPPGGYRASGPMVGT
- a CDS encoding phytanoyl-CoA dioxygenase family protein: MTVTDNSAADVPILPEAGRRAFGEDGFTVVRGLFGYDEIDRLCAEFAALHAAGPVPGHFEPHDSADPLRRYPRVMQPHEINGLARSVLLDPRLRAVLEVLLGEEVLAAQSMFYFKPPGARGQALHQDNFYLRVEPGTCVAAWVACDEIDRDNGGLEVVPRTHRMEVFCPEEADAELSFAREYVPPPPGLAAVPVDMRPGDVLFFNGSLVHGSQPNRTSDRFRRSFIGHYVGRSTERIGEFYRTLSMSGERVPLPESEGAGPCGTEFAPHGPH
- a CDS encoding aldo/keto reductase, whose amino-acid sequence is MQYVKLGSTGLDVSRICLGCMTYGVPDRGAHEWTLDEEASRPLIRQALEAGINFFDTANVYSDGTSEEIVGRALADFAHRDDIVLATKVNGRMRPGANGAGLSRKAIMTEIDHSLARLGTDHVDLYQIHRYDPHTPVEETMEALHDLVKAGKVRYIGASSMYAWQFSKMQYTAERHGWTRFVSMQNHYNLLYREEEREMLPLCADQGVGALPWSPLARGRLTRDWGTVTERSANDDFGGRLYQEGDRTIVEAVTRIANDRGVPRAQVALAWLLHRDTVAAPIVGAAKAGHIEDAVAAVELELSDKEIEELEQPYTARPIAGH
- a CDS encoding flavoprotein; this encodes MTGQSDRPFLYVVVCAAGIAADVGTLITAAQERDWEVGVIATPVAMNGFFDTAAVEALTGRVIRSAWRTPGDPRPFPPPDAVVAAPATFNTINKWAAGLADTLAVATLCEAPGLCIPVAVLPCVADALAAHPAYQDSLMRLRGMDVRFGEPYSGEAGEDGGLPGFGWERALDLLA
- a CDS encoding nuclear transport factor 2 family protein; amino-acid sequence: MTDRPPLPPFTRESAAQKVQAAEDAWNTRDPHRVALAYSEDSVWRNRDTFVTGRAEIVEFLTAKWAREDEYALRKDLWAFDGNRIAVRFQYECRDSDGNWWRSYGNELWEFDEHGLMTRREASINDVPIQEEQRRILGPRPEAERGLSVPLE
- a CDS encoding ferredoxin yields the protein MDIDIDKDVCIGAGQCALAAPGVFTQDDDGLSTLLPGREDGAGDPMVREAARACPVTAITVSETVG
- a CDS encoding cytochrome P450, with protein sequence MPGTESVAFPQDRTCPYHPPTAYDALRETRPLTRIALFDGRPAWLVSGHATARALLADRRLSSDRTRPEFPAPTARFAAARNRRTALLGVDGSEHQTQRRMMIPAFTLKRATELRPRIQQVVDERLDAMIAQGPPAELVSAFALPVPSTVICALLGVPYADHDFFEGESRRLLRGPTAEDTSDARDRLEAYIGELIDHKQKEAEPGDGVLDELVHQRLRDGELDRQEVISLAIILLVAGHETTANMISLGTYTLLQHPDRLAELRAAPALLPTAVEELMRMLSIADGLLRLATDDIEVAGTTIRAGDGVVFATSVINRDEGVYADPDTLDWQRSARHHVGFGFGIHQCLGQNLARAELEIALRTLFDRLPTLRLAAPADEIPFKPGDTIQGMLELPVTW
- a CDS encoding LysE family translocator — its product is MTAALVAGLLAGYGIAVPVGAVGTYLVSLTARTSLRTGSCAALGVATADGLYALVATLGGAALVGALRPVLGPLRWASALVLIALAVRGAVTAVRRYRGHRLATRSDPPPPGPARAFAGLLAITLLNPTTVIYFAALVLGTRADEAVRPLEQGVFVLAAFAASASWQVLLAGGGALLGRALTGHRGRLVTALLSSAVMTALATGMLVTPA
- a CDS encoding nitroreductase family deazaflavin-dependent oxidoreductase — translated: MPLEGEYEPSPEQWVRDQVELYESSGGTKGTTLMDTGMPVILLTTRGAKSGKLRKTPLMRVEHEGRYAVVASKGGAPEHPVWFYNVKADSQVELQDGPAKWDMTAREITGAEKAEWWERAVAAYPPYADYQKKTDREIPVFVLEPVKGS